A region of Micromonospora chokoriensis DNA encodes the following proteins:
- the rpmA gene encoding 50S ribosomal protein L27, with protein sequence MAHKKGASSSRNGRDSAAQRLGVKRFGGQVVSAGEIIIRQRGTKFHPGDLVGRGGDDTLFALSAGAVLFGTKRGRKTVSIVPQQ encoded by the coding sequence ATGGCTCACAAAAAGGGTGCGTCCAGCTCGCGTAACGGTCGTGACTCCGCGGCCCAGCGACTCGGCGTGAAGCGCTTCGGTGGTCAGGTCGTCAGCGCCGGTGAGATCATCATCCGGCAGCGTGGCACCAAGTTCCACCCCGGTGACCTGGTCGGCCGTGGCGGCGACGACACGCTGTTCGCGCTGTCCGCCGGTGCGGTCCTGTTCGGCACGAAGCGCGGTCGCAAGACCGTCAGCATCGTTCCGCAGCAGTAG
- a CDS encoding GNAT family N-acetyltransferase, producing MLIESRPATDPEIAALVVAQQRELREADGGLDGQVFVPHDDVRYLAVVVNGRAVACGGLQALDAETGEVKRMYVRPAYRGRGIARQLLAALEECAFRQGHAVVCLETGTYLPAAIGLYTSCGYDPIPVYGEYVDNPYSVCFAKRLPVAA from the coding sequence ATGCTGATCGAGTCCCGGCCCGCCACCGATCCGGAGATCGCCGCCCTCGTCGTCGCACAGCAGCGTGAGCTGCGCGAGGCCGACGGCGGGTTGGACGGGCAGGTCTTCGTGCCGCACGACGACGTCCGCTACCTGGCGGTGGTGGTCAACGGCCGGGCGGTCGCCTGCGGAGGGCTCCAGGCGCTCGACGCCGAGACCGGCGAGGTCAAGCGGATGTACGTCCGGCCCGCGTACCGGGGGCGGGGCATCGCCCGCCAGTTGCTGGCCGCGCTGGAGGAGTGCGCGTTCCGGCAGGGGCATGCGGTGGTCTGCCTGGAGACGGGCACCTACCTGCCGGCTGCCATCGGGTTGTACACCTCGTGCGGCTACGACCCGATACCGGTGTACGGCGAGTACGTGGACAACCCGTACAGCGTCTGTTTCGCCAAGCGGCTGCCGGTCGCGGCCTGA
- the rplU gene encoding 50S ribosomal protein L21: MYAIVKTGGKQYKVAEGDVIEVEKLTGAPGDAVKLTAVLLVDGDDLVTDAAKLAEVAVSGEIAAHTKGPKIRIHKFKNKTGYHKRQGHRQPLTQVKVTGISSGK, translated from the coding sequence ATGTACGCGATCGTCAAGACCGGCGGCAAGCAGTACAAGGTCGCCGAGGGCGACGTGATCGAGGTCGAGAAGCTCACCGGTGCTCCCGGTGACGCGGTGAAGCTCACCGCGGTGCTCCTCGTCGACGGTGACGACCTGGTGACCGACGCGGCAAAGCTTGCCGAGGTCGCGGTGTCCGGCGAAATTGCCGCGCACACCAAGGGCCCGAAGATTCGGATCCACAAGTTCAAGAACAAGACTGGCTACCACAAGCGCCAGGGTCACCGTCAGCCGTTGACCCAGGTCAAGGTGACCGGCATCTCCAGCGGGAAGTAG
- the obgE gene encoding GTPase ObgE produces MATFVDRVVLHLQAGDGGHGCVSIHREKFKPFGGPDGGNGGHGGSVSLVVDPQVTTLLDFHFHPHVKADNGKGGAGSNRDGANGRNLVLKVPNGTVVQTTDGTVLADMVGVGTTFEIARGGRGGRGNASLANAKRKAPGFAELGEPGDQLDIVLELKSVADVGLVGFPSAGKSSLISVISAAKPKIADYPFTTLVPNLGVVRLDNHTFTVADVPGLIPGAATGKGLGLEFLRHIERCAVLVHVIDSATLEPGRDPVADIDAIEAELSQYGGLTERPRLVAVNKVDVPDGRDLAEIVRPDLEERGYRVFEVSAATREGLKELTYAMAELVEAERKAAPPAEPTRVVIRPMAVDDAGFTITAEADGSFTVHGVRPERWVKQTNFDNDEAVGYLADRLARLGVEDKLAKAGAQPGDLVRIGQREFDWQPTLFAGVEFVPGNRGTDVRLEEKSNRASAAERLAARKARRVRSEDEVGADASDDIDEDDAE; encoded by the coding sequence GTGGCAACGTTCGTTGACCGGGTCGTTCTGCATCTGCAGGCCGGCGATGGTGGGCACGGTTGTGTCTCGATCCACCGCGAGAAGTTCAAGCCCTTCGGTGGGCCGGACGGCGGCAACGGCGGGCACGGCGGCAGCGTCTCGCTGGTGGTCGACCCGCAGGTGACCACGCTGCTCGACTTCCACTTCCACCCGCACGTCAAGGCCGACAACGGCAAGGGTGGCGCCGGCTCGAACCGGGACGGGGCCAACGGCCGCAACCTGGTGCTCAAGGTGCCCAACGGCACCGTGGTGCAGACCACCGACGGCACCGTGCTGGCCGACATGGTGGGCGTCGGCACCACCTTCGAGATCGCCCGCGGTGGGCGCGGTGGGCGCGGCAACGCCTCGCTGGCCAACGCCAAGCGCAAGGCCCCCGGCTTCGCCGAGCTGGGCGAGCCCGGCGACCAGCTGGACATCGTGCTGGAGCTGAAGAGCGTCGCCGACGTCGGTCTGGTGGGCTTCCCGTCGGCCGGCAAGTCGTCGCTGATCTCGGTGATCTCCGCGGCCAAGCCGAAGATCGCCGACTACCCGTTCACCACCCTCGTGCCGAACCTCGGCGTGGTCCGGCTGGACAACCACACCTTCACCGTCGCCGACGTGCCGGGTCTGATTCCCGGCGCGGCCACCGGCAAGGGGCTGGGTCTGGAGTTCCTCCGGCACATCGAGCGCTGCGCGGTGCTGGTGCACGTCATCGACTCGGCGACCCTGGAGCCCGGACGCGACCCGGTCGCCGACATCGACGCCATCGAGGCCGAGTTGAGCCAGTACGGCGGGCTGACCGAGCGCCCCCGACTGGTGGCCGTGAACAAGGTCGACGTGCCGGACGGCCGGGACCTCGCCGAGATCGTGCGCCCGGACCTGGAGGAGCGCGGTTACCGGGTGTTCGAGGTCTCCGCAGCCACCCGGGAAGGGCTCAAGGAGCTGACCTACGCGATGGCCGAGCTGGTGGAGGCGGAGCGCAAGGCCGCGCCGCCCGCCGAGCCGACCCGGGTCGTGATCCGCCCGATGGCGGTGGACGACGCCGGGTTCACCATCACCGCCGAGGCGGACGGCTCGTTCACCGTTCACGGCGTCCGGCCGGAGCGCTGGGTCAAACAGACCAACTTCGACAACGACGAGGCGGTCGGCTACCTGGCCGACCGGCTGGCCCGGCTCGGGGTGGAGGACAAGCTGGCCAAGGCCGGCGCGCAGCCCGGTGACCTGGTCCGGATCGGTCAGCGCGAGTTCGACTGGCAGCCGACGCTCTTCGCGGGTGTGGAGTTCGTACCCGGTAACCGGGGCACCGACGTCCGCCTGGAGGAGAAGTCGAACCGGGCCTCCGCGGCGGAGCGGCTCGCCGCTCGGAAGGCCCGCCGGGTGCGGTCCGAGGACGAGGTGGGCGCGGACGCGTCCGACGACATCGACGAGGACGACGCCGAGTAG